The following are from one region of the bacterium genome:
- the rpoN gene encoding RNA polymerase factor sigma-54, translated as MDLKTQLLMKQTQQLVMTPQLQQAIRLLQLSRMELVEMVQQEMLENPVLDEYALPDNENEVSIDRPDGPETPPENSSDKENEIDISSIPQDVAEWESYLESNQSLPYHVREEQERPPIEAMITRPATLHEHLRWQLQMTRLTEPEVTAGEAIIGHLDDNGYLVSPIDEILDPLGPEVAEAGARVLSVIQEFDPAGVGAKDLSECLLIQIRQAGLEGSLVEKIIRQHLDNVARGDVDRIVRETGEPRSDVLQAVAFLKELEPKPGRPFGGSESIYVTPDAYLFKLGGEWTITLNDDGMPKLQINSYYRELMKFGAKLKPEEREFLLEKIRSASWLIKSIDQRQRTIYRVTKSILEKQLNFFERGIRYLKPMVLRDVADDIGVHESTVSRVTTQKYLHCPQGLFELKFFFNPGIQTLSGEMLASESVRAKIRDVVSVEDNGKPLSDQAISEMLRLEGIDIARRTVAKYREAMNILPSSRRKKLT; from the coding sequence GTGGACCTTAAGACTCAACTCCTGATGAAGCAGACGCAGCAGCTGGTGATGACGCCCCAGCTGCAGCAGGCTATCCGTCTGCTCCAGCTGTCCCGGATGGAACTGGTTGAAATGGTTCAGCAGGAGATGCTGGAAAACCCTGTCCTCGATGAATATGCCCTCCCCGACAACGAGAACGAGGTCTCCATCGATCGCCCGGACGGTCCCGAAACACCTCCTGAGAACAGTTCGGACAAGGAAAACGAGATAGATATCTCCTCCATTCCACAGGATGTCGCGGAATGGGAGTCGTACCTGGAGTCCAATCAGAGCCTGCCTTACCATGTGCGGGAAGAGCAGGAACGGCCCCCCATCGAGGCCATGATCACGCGCCCCGCCACTCTTCACGAGCACCTCCGCTGGCAGCTTCAGATGACCCGTCTGACCGAGCCTGAGGTCACCGCCGGGGAGGCCATCATAGGCCACCTGGACGACAACGGCTATCTGGTCAGCCCTATCGACGAGATCCTCGACCCCCTGGGCCCGGAAGTGGCTGAGGCGGGCGCGCGGGTCCTGTCGGTGATCCAGGAGTTCGACCCGGCGGGTGTTGGAGCGAAGGACCTGTCTGAGTGTCTCCTGATCCAGATCAGACAGGCAGGGTTGGAGGGGAGCCTCGTCGAAAAGATCATCCGTCAGCACCTCGACAACGTGGCCCGGGGTGATGTGGACAGGATCGTGCGTGAAACCGGTGAGCCCCGGTCGGACGTGCTGCAGGCTGTGGCGTTTCTCAAGGAACTCGAACCGAAACCCGGCCGGCCTTTCGGGGGCTCGGAATCGATCTACGTAACGCCGGACGCCTACCTGTTCAAATTGGGCGGGGAGTGGACCATTACCCTCAACGATGACGGGATGCCGAAACTCCAGATCAACAGCTACTACAGGGAACTCATGAAATTTGGAGCCAAGTTGAAGCCGGAGGAAAGGGAGTTCCTCCTCGAAAAGATCAGGTCCGCGTCGTGGCTTATCAAGAGTATCGACCAGAGGCAGCGGACCATCTATCGTGTTACGAAGAGTATCCTGGAAAAGCAGCTGAATTTCTTCGAAAGAGGGATCCGGTATCTCAAGCCCATGGTGCTCAGGGATGTGGCCGATGACATCGGTGTTCACGAATCAACGGTGAGCCGTGTCACGACCCAAAAATACCTCCACTGTCCCCAGGGTTTATTCGAGCTCAAGTTCTTCTTTAACCCGGGCATCCAGACCCTCTCCGGGGAGATGCTCGCCTCCGAGAGTGTGCGGGCCAAGATCCGGGATGTCGTGTCCGTCGAGGACAACGGAAAACCTCTCAGCGACCAGGCCATCTCGGAGATGCTCAGGCTTGAAGGGATCGATATCGCACGCAGGACAGTGGCGAAATACAGGGAAGCAATGAATATCCTCCCGTCGTCCAGGAGGAAGAAACTGACGTGA
- the raiA gene encoding ribosome-associated translation inhibitor RaiA, with the protein MQIEVSFKQMEQSEPLREYITDKLEKVLKTLSEPISAQSVLQVEKYRHIAKVTIHANGIIIKGKEETNDMYSSIDLVLDKLDRQVRKYKEKISRHGDREAVREYRASHSVIPEEVVDAGTAEVIKHKEIILKPMTVDEAIMQMELMNKSFLLFNNSRTGLLSVIYIRDDGHFGIIQPQAEG; encoded by the coding sequence ATGCAGATCGAGGTATCCTTCAAGCAGATGGAACAAAGCGAACCGTTGAGGGAATACATCACCGATAAGCTCGAGAAGGTCCTCAAAACCCTCTCGGAACCGATCAGCGCGCAATCAGTACTTCAGGTGGAAAAATACAGGCATATCGCGAAGGTCACCATCCACGCCAACGGTATCATCATCAAGGGCAAGGAAGAGACGAACGATATGTACAGCTCCATCGACCTCGTCCTCGACAAGCTGGACCGCCAGGTCAGAAAGTACAAGGAGAAGATCAGCCGCCACGGCGACAGGGAGGCTGTCAGGGAGTACCGGGCGAGCCATTCCGTTATTCCCGAAGAGGTTGTTGACGCGGGAACCGCCGAGGTCATCAAACACAAGGAGATCATTCTCAAACCCATGACCGTCGATGAGGCCATCATGCAGATGGAACTCATGAACAAGAGCTTCCTGCTTTTCAACAACTCCAGGACGGGATTGTTGAGCGTGATCTACATCCGGGACGACGGTCATTTCGGCATAATCCAGCCACAGGCAGAAGGGTAG
- a CDS encoding PTS sugar transporter subunit IIA, translating to MKIVDFLTFSDVISDLRATTREGVLREMVDHLKEAGKITDSNRLVEILLDREMLGNTGIGYGVAIPHGRLEGLKDILLVFGKSVDGIEFDAHDGQPVNLFFLLVAPEDSAGLHLKALARISRIVKNPECRKALLESGDSESLFQVIQAEDERH from the coding sequence ATGAAGATAGTCGATTTTCTGACTTTCAGCGATGTCATATCCGACCTGCGGGCCACCACGCGGGAAGGGGTCTTGCGGGAGATGGTCGATCACCTGAAGGAAGCCGGGAAGATAACAGACAGCAACAGGCTCGTGGAGATACTCCTCGATCGGGAGATGCTCGGAAACACCGGTATCGGTTATGGAGTTGCCATCCCCCACGGCCGTCTGGAGGGCCTCAAGGATATCCTCCTCGTTTTCGGAAAATCCGTCGACGGGATCGAGTTCGATGCCCACGACGGCCAACCGGTCAACCTGTTTTTCCTCCTTGTCGCACCCGAGGATTCGGCGGGCCTGCATTTGAAAGCCCTGGCAAGGATTTCGCGCATCGTCAAGAACCCTGAATGCCGCAAGGCCCTTCTGGAAAGCGGGGACAGCGAGTCCCTCTTCCAGGTTATCCAGGCTGAGGACGAGCGGCACTGA
- the hprK gene encoding HPr(Ser) kinase/phosphatase encodes MISIPVRCLYEHTIEDLELEILAGGRGMDRAIRIPRIQKPGLALAGFLDQLHRDRVQILGQTELSYLETLEGGIADRRLEDLCSAGVSCVIIAKKLKAPDSLIRLCDQHGVPLFRSPEVTSLLIRRVTTYLEDILAPETSVHGCLVDVYGVGILLIGKSGIGKSECALGLVERGHRLVGDDVVVIRRKVPGTLFGSAADLIKYHMEIRGLGIINIKDLFGVSSIRQNKKIELVVELVEWLQDLKVERLGLDEHTYSILDVNIPYLMIPVRPARDLTLIIEVAARNLLLKRMGYNAAREFDNTLYQRMSDRSRTLDKPDLESVE; translated from the coding sequence ATGATCAGTATCCCAGTCCGCTGTCTATACGAACATACCATCGAAGATCTCGAACTCGAGATCCTCGCCGGTGGAAGGGGAATGGACCGGGCTATCCGGATTCCCCGGATCCAGAAGCCGGGGCTTGCCCTTGCCGGGTTCCTTGACCAACTCCACCGTGACAGGGTTCAGATCCTGGGGCAGACAGAGCTTTCCTACCTCGAGACTCTCGAAGGAGGGATCGCCGACCGGCGCCTTGAGGACCTGTGCAGTGCAGGGGTTTCCTGCGTCATCATCGCAAAAAAACTCAAGGCGCCCGATTCCCTGATAAGGCTTTGCGATCAGCACGGCGTCCCCCTTTTCCGCAGCCCTGAAGTCACCTCTCTCCTCATCCGCAGGGTTACCACCTATCTTGAGGACATTCTCGCGCCCGAGACCTCTGTCCACGGTTGCCTCGTGGACGTCTACGGCGTGGGGATCCTTCTCATCGGAAAGAGCGGGATCGGCAAGAGCGAATGCGCCCTGGGACTTGTAGAGCGCGGTCACAGGCTGGTGGGTGACGATGTGGTCGTCATCAGGAGGAAGGTTCCGGGGACCCTTTTCGGCAGCGCCGCCGATCTCATCAAGTATCACATGGAGATCCGCGGGCTTGGGATCATCAACATCAAGGACCTTTTCGGCGTCAGTTCCATCCGTCAGAACAAGAAGATCGAACTGGTGGTCGAACTGGTGGAATGGCTCCAGGATCTGAAAGTCGAGCGTCTCGGCCTGGACGAACACACCTACTCCATCCTTGATGTGAATATCCCGTACCTGATGATCCCTGTGCGGCCGGCACGGGATCTGACCCTGATCATCGAGGTCGCTGCCCGAAACCTTCTGCTTAAACGCATGGGGTATAATGCCGCCAGGGAGTTCGACAACACTCTTTACCAGAGGATGTCTGACCGGTCCCGAACCCTTGACAAGCCTGACCTGGAATCGGTCGAGTGA
- the rapZ gene encoding RNase adapter RapZ, with translation MNKKRFLIISGYSGSGKTTVLRTLEDIGYYTVDNLPVGLLPSFVHLAGTANFSIGHAAMVMDIRGKDSVVRYPQVIRSLKDAGYDISVVFLEASIDSLQKRFSETRRVHPLDPSMPLGEALEQEREILEPLRQLADVHLDTTDFGIHDLRKLVRDRFGTSTDRERMLLSFVSFGYKNGIPKEADMVIDVRFLANPYFVERLKDMDGRDPEVREFVESAEGAGEFVDRLRSFLEFLLPLYIAEGRGYLTVAIGCTGGRHRSVAIVEGLSGYFRDRGPIWVQVRHRDLPEG, from the coding sequence GTGAACAAAAAACGGTTTCTCATCATTTCCGGGTATTCCGGCTCGGGAAAAACCACCGTGCTTCGTACTCTCGAAGACATCGGGTATTACACGGTGGACAACCTGCCGGTGGGTCTGCTGCCCTCCTTCGTCCACCTGGCGGGCACCGCGAACTTCTCCATCGGGCACGCTGCCATGGTCATGGATATCAGGGGGAAGGACTCGGTTGTCCGGTATCCCCAGGTGATCCGGTCCCTCAAGGACGCCGGATACGATATCTCGGTTGTTTTCCTCGAAGCGTCCATCGACAGTTTGCAGAAACGTTTCAGCGAAACGAGGAGGGTCCATCCCCTGGACCCCTCCATGCCCCTGGGAGAGGCGCTGGAACAAGAGCGGGAGATACTCGAACCCCTCAGACAACTGGCTGACGTTCATCTCGACACGACCGATTTCGGAATCCACGATCTTCGAAAACTTGTTCGCGACCGGTTCGGTACCTCCACAGACAGGGAAAGGATGCTGCTCTCCTTCGTTTCCTTCGGGTACAAGAACGGGATTCCCAAGGAAGCGGACATGGTGATCGACGTCCGTTTCCTGGCTAACCCCTATTTCGTGGAGAGGCTCAAGGATATGGATGGACGAGACCCTGAAGTGAGGGAATTCGTCGAAAGTGCCGAGGGAGCGGGTGAGTTCGTTGACCGTCTTCGCTCCTTTCTTGAATTTCTGCTGCCCCTTTACATCGCCGAGGGCAGGGGGTATCTCACCGTGGCTATCGGCTGCACGGGTGGGCGCCACCGGTCGGTGGCCATCGTGGAAGGATTGTCAGGGTATTTCAGGGACCGGGGGCCGATCTGGGTCCAGGTCCGCCATCGCGATCTGCCGGAGGGTTGA
- a CDS encoding PTS sugar transporter subunit IIB, with protein sequence MPIVLARVDDRLLHGQIVESWAPHVRADAIVVVSDTVCVDKGRCRLMELIAPENIELCVIPASGLGEVLTRFPRANILLLFADLEGILEVLETGVALDHVNVGNLHHLRGGIEVTPSVFLNRKDLGAVRCLADRGIAVEAREVPDGRSFDIVDYLNENGEGC encoded by the coding sequence ATGCCCATTGTTCTTGCCAGGGTCGATGACCGTCTCCTGCACGGCCAGATCGTGGAGAGTTGGGCGCCTCACGTGCGCGCCGACGCCATCGTCGTCGTCAGCGACACGGTGTGCGTCGACAAGGGCCGCTGCAGGCTCATGGAACTCATCGCTCCGGAAAATATTGAACTTTGCGTGATACCGGCCAGCGGACTCGGGGAGGTCCTGACACGCTTCCCCCGTGCCAATATCCTCCTGCTCTTCGCCGACCTTGAGGGGATCCTTGAAGTTCTCGAAACGGGTGTCGCGCTGGACCACGTCAACGTCGGGAACCTCCATCATCTCAGAGGTGGAATTGAGGTTACCCCTTCTGTGTTTCTGAACCGTAAGGACCTGGGAGCGGTGCGGTGTCTGGCGGACAGGGGGATCGCAGTCGAGGCAAGGGAAGTGCCGGACGGACGGTCTTTCGATATCGTGGATTATCTCAATGAGAATGGGGAGGGATGTTGA
- a CDS encoding PTS sugar transporter subunit IIC yields MGIAGSVVLSALLAGIISIDRSAFGQFQISRPLVAAPIMGFVLGCPAEGALIGLAYELLFLRSLPVGSFIPAHPLFPSLVSVLLVGTYSGPESGTALIGPAILFGLPATALDQAVNVLWRRSNEGTFYRAESYVRLGREKLAERAHLFALARAGVFHAVAFLLSGGIIVPLFGAVMGEFKNLAGLLAVVAVVPFLTGLAGLAADRTDRRGWLGFASGLAVGIGTGVWRMLA; encoded by the coding sequence ATGGGGATCGCGGGCAGCGTCGTACTTTCGGCTCTGCTGGCCGGCATCATCAGTATCGACCGCAGCGCTTTCGGCCAGTTCCAGATCTCGAGGCCGCTTGTGGCTGCGCCGATCATGGGTTTTGTTCTCGGGTGCCCCGCTGAAGGTGCCCTCATCGGTCTCGCCTACGAACTCCTGTTCCTCAGGTCCCTCCCTGTGGGCTCTTTCATCCCAGCCCACCCGCTGTTCCCATCCCTGGTGAGCGTTCTTCTCGTGGGGACCTACAGCGGTCCGGAATCCGGAACGGCTCTCATCGGACCTGCCATCCTCTTCGGTCTGCCCGCCACCGCTCTTGATCAGGCGGTCAACGTCCTGTGGCGCCGCAGTAACGAAGGGACCTTCTACCGGGCAGAGTCGTACGTCCGGTTGGGCAGGGAAAAACTTGCCGAGCGGGCCCATCTTTTCGCGCTGGCGCGGGCCGGTGTGTTTCACGCCGTCGCCTTCCTCCTGTCGGGCGGGATCATCGTGCCCCTCTTCGGGGCGGTCATGGGGGAGTTCAAGAACCTGGCCGGGCTGCTGGCGGTGGTGGCGGTGGTCCCTTTCCTGACAGGGCTTGCCGGACTTGCCGCCGACAGGACGGATCGGCGGGGATGGCTGGGGTTCGCCTCGGGCCTGGCCGTGGGGATCGGTACCGGCGTCTGGAGGATGCTGGCATGA
- a CDS encoding PTS system mannose/fructose/sorbose family transporter subunit IID has translation MSFSRRDRLRLLFRSFALQGSWNFPRMQGLGFLYAIAPWLRKAAGKDARSVFRLHLGYFNTNPYMATYVLGVVARLEEEGRGEESVQMRTNLMGPLGAIGDGLYWASFRPLCLLSALLIATVRVEAAPVFFIIAYNAVHIADRWFYLNFGYEKAHEAIKGALSLKDRSVGRVSRILITPLAGFLLGFTVFATGTPGIALLVFASAFILYRRKWRTPVVLAVILFLAIVLGFFGARTSVPWSV, from the coding sequence ATGAGCTTTTCGCGTCGCGACCGTCTGCGTCTCCTGTTTCGCTCCTTCGCCCTCCAGGGGTCGTGGAACTTCCCGCGGATGCAGGGACTGGGGTTTCTGTACGCCATCGCGCCCTGGCTGCGTAAGGCCGCGGGTAAGGACGCCAGGAGCGTTTTCAGACTTCATCTGGGGTATTTCAACACGAACCCCTACATGGCCACATATGTCCTGGGTGTGGTGGCCCGGCTGGAAGAAGAGGGGCGGGGTGAGGAGAGCGTCCAGATGCGCACCAACCTGATGGGCCCCCTGGGGGCCATTGGAGACGGGCTTTACTGGGCGAGTTTCAGACCACTGTGCCTGCTCTCGGCCCTGCTTATCGCCACTGTCCGGGTTGAGGCCGCCCCGGTGTTCTTTATTATCGCGTACAATGCCGTCCACATCGCCGACCGCTGGTTCTACCTGAATTTCGGGTACGAAAAGGCTCACGAGGCCATCAAGGGGGCCCTCTCCCTCAAGGATCGATCCGTGGGCCGGGTCTCCCGGATACTCATCACACCCCTGGCAGGGTTCCTCCTTGGTTTTACCGTTTTTGCAACCGGGACCCCGGGCATAGCCCTGCTGGTCTTTGCCTCCGCCTTCATCCTGTACCGCAGGAAGTGGAGAACGCCCGTGGTCCTGGCCGTGATACTCTTCCTTGCCATCGTCCTGGGTTTTTTCGGCGCCCGAACGTCGGTCCCATGGTCCGTGTAG
- a CDS encoding HPr family phosphocarrier protein: protein MVRVDVIISNELGLHARAAARFVEAAARFTCEVWLSKDGHKVNGKSIMGILTLAAARGEKVTIEVEGVNETMALAELKVLIEGGFGEKR from the coding sequence ATGGTCCGTGTAGATGTCATCATATCCAACGAACTCGGCCTACACGCCCGGGCCGCGGCCAGGTTCGTTGAGGCGGCAGCCCGTTTCACATGCGAAGTGTGGCTCTCCAAGGACGGCCACAAGGTCAACGGCAAAAGTATCATGGGGATCCTGACCCTGGCAGCCGCCCGGGGCGAGAAGGTGACGATCGAGGTCGAGGGAGTAAACGAGACCATGGCCCTTGCTGAGCTCAAGGTCCTCATTGAGGGAGGGTTCGGGGAGAAAAGGTAA
- the metK gene encoding methionine adenosyltransferase yields MSMTDFLFTSESVTEGHPDKVCDQISDAILDSIIKDDPACRVACETLATTGLVVVAGEITTNVYVEIPDVVRAVIRDIGYDSSDMGFDWESCGVLTSIHKQSPDIAMGVDPGGAGDQGLMFGYACTETDVLMPMPIVFAHQLTRKLTRTRKDGVLDFLRPDGKSQVTIEYNGDTPVRIDAVVVSSQHKPDATEARIREGIIEEVIKPTLPAGMLDEKTKYFVNPTGRFVMGGPMGDTGVTGRKIIVDTYGGQGSHGGGCFSGKDPSKVDRSASYMARYIAKNIVAAELADRCEVQLAYAIGVADPVSVMINSFGTSRVSPDRIAAAVREVFPLRPREIIEALDLLRPIYTLTAAYGHFGRQEPEFTWERIDKVDELKSAAGA; encoded by the coding sequence ATGAGTATGACCGATTTTCTGTTCACCTCGGAGTCGGTGACCGAGGGACATCCTGACAAGGTCTGCGATCAGATATCCGACGCTATCCTCGATTCCATCATCAAGGACGATCCCGCCTGCCGTGTGGCCTGCGAGACCCTGGCCACCACCGGTCTCGTGGTCGTTGCCGGTGAGATCACGACCAACGTTTATGTCGAGATACCGGATGTCGTCCGCGCCGTTATCCGTGACATCGGGTATGACAGCTCCGACATGGGGTTCGACTGGGAGTCCTGCGGAGTCCTTACCTCTATCCACAAGCAGTCCCCGGATATCGCCATGGGTGTCGATCCGGGAGGAGCCGGTGACCAGGGTCTTATGTTCGGTTACGCCTGCACCGAGACCGACGTCCTCATGCCCATGCCCATCGTGTTCGCCCACCAGCTCACCAGGAAACTGACCCGGACCCGCAAGGACGGTGTCCTGGATTTCCTCCGGCCTGACGGCAAATCCCAGGTCACCATCGAATACAACGGGGACACCCCGGTCCGCATTGACGCCGTCGTCGTGTCGTCCCAGCACAAGCCGGACGCCACCGAGGCACGGATCCGGGAAGGGATCATCGAGGAGGTCATCAAGCCGACCCTTCCCGCCGGGATGCTGGACGAGAAGACCAAGTACTTTGTCAACCCCACGGGCCGTTTCGTCATGGGGGGGCCCATGGGAGACACCGGGGTCACGGGACGAAAGATCATCGTGGACACCTACGGCGGCCAGGGAAGCCACGGGGGCGGATGTTTTTCCGGCAAGGATCCATCGAAGGTGGACAGGTCGGCCTCCTACATGGCCAGGTACATCGCCAAGAACATCGTCGCCGCGGAACTTGCCGACAGGTGCGAGGTCCAGTTGGCCTATGCCATCGGTGTCGCCGACCCGGTCTCGGTGATGATCAACTCCTTCGGCACCTCCAGGGTCTCCCCCGACAGGATCGCCGCAGCGGTCCGGGAGGTTTTTCCCCTCCGACCCAGGGAGATCATCGAGGCTCTCGACCTTCTCAGGCCCATCTACACCCTGACCGCCGCCTACGGCCACTTCGGCCGGCAGGAACCGGAGTTCACCTGGGAAAGGATCGACAAGGTCGATGAGCTGAAGTCGGCGGCGGGGGCGTAG
- the ahcY gene encoding adenosylhomocysteinase — MKYDIRDKNLADGGRLRIEWAAQSMPVLALIEERFRAQRPLEGVRMAACLHVTTETAQLMKTLNAGGAEVSLCASNPLSTQDDVAASLVVHDRIPVFAIKGEDNDTYYSHIQAVLDTRPQVTMDDGADLVSVLHSERTELLENLIGGTEETTTGVIRLKAMAAEGVLKYPIIAVNDADTKHLFDNRYGTGQSTLDGIIRATNRLVAGSNFVVVGYGWCGRGLAMRAQGMGARVVVTEIDPVRALEALMDGYAVMPMEHAAPIGDFFCTVTGNIHVIRKEHFQAMKDGAIVSNSGHFNVELDLDGLEEITSRKREMRPFTVEHTLANGTRIYVLGEGRLINLAAAEGHPSSVMDMSFANQALSAEHMVKKGKNLENAVYPVPTEMDHEIARLKLKAVGAEIDTLTEEQVKYLNSWEMGT, encoded by the coding sequence ATGAAATACGATATCAGGGACAAGAACCTGGCCGATGGCGGGCGACTGCGGATCGAGTGGGCTGCCCAGAGCATGCCCGTGCTGGCCCTTATCGAGGAGCGTTTCCGGGCCCAGCGGCCGCTGGAAGGTGTGCGCATGGCCGCGTGTCTCCATGTGACCACGGAAACAGCCCAGCTCATGAAGACCCTTAATGCCGGCGGGGCCGAGGTATCCCTTTGCGCCTCGAACCCCCTGAGCACCCAGGACGACGTGGCAGCCTCCCTGGTGGTCCACGACCGGATCCCGGTGTTCGCCATCAAGGGCGAGGACAACGACACCTACTATTCCCATATCCAGGCTGTTCTGGATACCAGGCCCCAGGTTACCATGGACGACGGTGCCGACCTGGTGTCGGTACTCCATTCGGAGCGCACCGAACTCCTGGAGAACCTCATCGGCGGCACCGAGGAGACCACCACTGGCGTGATCCGCCTCAAGGCCATGGCCGCGGAAGGCGTCCTGAAGTACCCCATCATCGCGGTCAACGACGCCGACACCAAGCACCTTTTCGACAACCGGTACGGGACCGGCCAGAGCACTCTGGACGGGATCATCAGGGCCACGAACCGCCTGGTGGCCGGGTCCAACTTCGTGGTCGTGGGCTACGGCTGGTGCGGTCGGGGACTCGCCATGAGGGCCCAGGGCATGGGCGCCAGGGTGGTCGTCACCGAGATCGATCCGGTCAGGGCCCTGGAGGCTCTCATGGACGGGTACGCCGTCATGCCCATGGAACATGCAGCCCCCATCGGCGATTTCTTCTGCACCGTTACCGGGAACATCCACGTCATCCGCAAGGAGCACTTCCAGGCCATGAAGGACGGCGCCATCGTGTCCAACTCGGGGCACTTCAACGTTGAACTGGACCTGGACGGGCTCGAGGAGATTACAAGCCGGAAGAGGGAGATGAGGCCGTTCACCGTGGAGCACACCCTGGCGAACGGCACGCGGATCTACGTCCTGGGGGAGGGGAGGCTCATCAACCTCGCCGCCGCCGAGGGCCACCCGTCCAGCGTTATGGACATGAGCTTCGCCAACCAGGCCCTTTCCGCCGAGCACATGGTAAAGAAGGGGAAGAACCTGGAAAACGCCGTCTATCCGGTACCGACCGAGATGGACCACGAGATCGCCCGCCTCAAGCTCAAAGCCGTGGGCGCCGAGATCGACACCCTGACGGAAGAGCAGGTGAAGTACCTGAACTCGTGGGAGATGGGGACCTGA
- a CDS encoding LptF/LptG family permease, translated as MSRLNRYIIRRWLLTFFPALVVLMAAYLASDASFTVWDYIRRGIAPAAIALHFALMIPNILYEMSPIACLLATLLTLTGLKRTGEMTAMFATGIGGIRMSAPILAAAIGVSIGSFYLTESLAPGANRVSRDIVSKKKGPGASVVGDRRIWLLEGNRVIHISAVQERGTVLVEPTVLQFEGNGLRQLNLRMDSELARWENGSWIAEKMVSRRFINGHVTDTRTLIDQRIPVHITPEEFYQVRRRPEEMGLAQLADYIENLKAAGLPHITYQVSLYQKLSAAVISLIFTVIALPVSFAVPVRGGVPLGTGLSIMLALVYWTLFSLSLSLGHAGVISPPVAAWSAQVLFLVLGLAALALLRHPRLH; from the coding sequence ATGAGCCGCCTGAACAGGTACATCATCAGGCGGTGGCTCCTGACTTTTTTCCCGGCCCTGGTCGTTCTCATGGCGGCGTACCTCGCATCTGACGCGTCCTTCACCGTCTGGGATTACATCCGGCGTGGGATCGCCCCGGCTGCCATCGCTCTTCATTTCGCACTGATGATCCCGAATATCCTTTACGAGATGTCCCCCATCGCATGCCTCCTGGCCACGCTTCTCACCCTGACGGGACTGAAAAGGACGGGTGAGATGACAGCCATGTTCGCCACCGGGATCGGTGGGATACGGATGAGCGCTCCCATCCTTGCGGCCGCTATCGGTGTGAGCATCGGCTCCTTCTATCTGACAGAGTCGCTGGCCCCGGGCGCTAACCGCGTCAGCCGGGATATCGTGAGCAAAAAGAAGGGCCCCGGCGCCTCGGTCGTGGGGGATCGGCGCATCTGGCTCCTGGAAGGGAACCGCGTCATCCACATCAGCGCCGTACAGGAGAGGGGAACGGTCCTGGTGGAGCCCACGGTCCTCCAGTTCGAGGGGAATGGACTGCGACAGTTGAACCTTCGCATGGATTCGGAACTGGCTCGTTGGGAGAACGGATCGTGGATCGCGGAAAAAATGGTTTCAAGAAGGTTCATCAACGGTCATGTCACCGACACCCGGACCCTCATCGACCAGAGGATCCCGGTGCACATCACACCCGAAGAGTTTTACCAGGTCCGCCGGAGACCTGAGGAGATGGGCCTGGCTCAACTGGCTGACTACATCGAGAACCTCAAGGCCGCCGGACTGCCCCACATCACCTACCAGGTCAGCCTCTATCAGAAGCTTTCGGCCGCGGTCATCTCCCTCATCTTTACGGTGATCGCCCTTCCGGTAAGTTTCGCGGTACCTGTCCGGGGCGGGGTCCCACTGGGAACGGGCTTGAGCATCATGCTGGCCCTGGTTTACTGGACCCTGTTTTCCCTGTCCCTCTCCCTCGGCCACGCCGGGGTGATCTCCCCCCCCGTGGCCGCATGGTCCGCCCAGGTACTGTTCCTGGTCCTCGGACTCGCGGCCCTGGCGCTGTTGAGGCATCCTAGACTGCATTAA